The Cyprinus carpio isolate SPL01 chromosome A19, ASM1834038v1, whole genome shotgun sequence genome has a segment encoding these proteins:
- the LOC109085213 gene encoding lysosomal thioesterase PPT2-A-like: MQGACVWSLVAVCVLCVCVAYKPVIIVHGLFDSPADFINLRRFINLSHPGTNVTVLDLFDRSASLQPLWKQVEGFTEVIYPIMQNAAEGVHLICYSQGGLVCRGILSTLPDHNVHSFISLSSPQAGQYGDTDYLKYLFPQFVKFNLYHVCYTAVGQKISICNYWNDPHHRDMYINSSDYLALLDNERANPNSTAWKQNFLRIQKLVLIGGADDGVITPWQSSQFGFYDENETVVEMKNQKVFLMDLFGLKTLYTRGDLILCSMAGVAHVFWHSNETVYKTCIEKWLT; the protein is encoded by the exons ATGCAGGGTGCGTGTGTGTGGTCGCTggtcgctgtgtgtgtgttgtgtgtgtgtgtcgcgtATAAACCGGTGATCATCGTTCACGGGCTCTTCGACAGCCCTGCGGATTTTATCAACCTCCGCCGATTCATCAACCTG TCTCACCCGGGCACTAATGTGACTGTGCTAGACCTGTTTGACCGCAGCGCCAGCTTGCAGCCGCTCTGGAAGCAGGTGGAGGGCTTTACAGAAGTCATATATCCCATCATGCAGAATGCAGCCGAGGGTGTCCATCTCATCTGCTACTCGCAAG GTGGCCTGGTGTGTCGAGGAATCCTGTCCACTCTTCCAGACCATAATGTGCACTCTTTCATATCTCTGTCTTCTCCGCAGGCGGGGCAGTATGGAG ACACAGACTATCTGAAGTACCTCTTCCCTCAGTTTGTCAAATTCAACTTATATCATGTGTGCTATACTGCAGTGGGCCAGAAAATATCAATCTGTAACTACTGGAACG acCCTCATCACAGAGACATGTACATCAACAGCAGTGACTACCTGGCATTACTGGACAATGAAAGAGCAAACCCCAACTCTACCG CTTGGAAACAAAACTTCCTGCGCATTCAGAAGCTGGTGCTGATTGGTGGAGCAGATGATGGAGTCATCACACCATGGCAGTCAAG TCAGTTTGGTTTCTATGATGAGAATGAAACCGTCGTTGAGATGAAAAACCAGAAA GTGTTTTTGATGGACTTATTCGGGCTGAAGACGCTGTACACGCGAGGAGATCTGATTCTGTGTTCAATGGCAGGTGTTGCACATGTCTTCTGGCACTCCAATGAAACCGTGTACAAAACCTGCATTGAGAAATGGCTTACGTAG